One genomic segment of Actinoplanes ianthinogenes includes these proteins:
- a CDS encoding sensor histidine kinase gives MNLHARPAWRSRSVPVVAAVAVVLVMAMCTVGATGPAARLVPPLIGGGAVAAAVWAVRRWRSDRAAYESRLTAWAASEAVLAERLRIARDLHDLVSHGLGLITVRAASTRHLPKSEQVAAALGDIEETSRGATAELRRMLTVLRGPAGEAVSRRPAEDLGTLPEIVAWAETAGLRPRLAVEAVGEVSPGVQVAVCRTVREALSNVVRHAGPTEVDIELRRDGDFVTVVVADRGPDSPGWHGTPGAGHGLLGLRERVGSLGGTLAAEPVEGGFRLTARIPDEVPR, from the coding sequence GTGAATCTGCATGCCCGTCCCGCCTGGCGCTCCCGGTCCGTTCCGGTCGTCGCCGCTGTCGCCGTCGTCCTGGTGATGGCGATGTGCACGGTCGGCGCCACGGGTCCCGCGGCGCGGCTCGTCCCACCGCTGATCGGTGGTGGAGCGGTGGCCGCGGCGGTGTGGGCGGTGCGGCGCTGGCGCAGCGACCGGGCGGCCTACGAGAGCCGGCTGACCGCGTGGGCAGCCAGTGAGGCGGTGCTCGCCGAGCGGTTGCGGATCGCCCGCGACCTGCACGATCTGGTCTCGCACGGGCTCGGGCTGATCACCGTGCGAGCGGCGTCCACCCGCCACCTGCCGAAATCGGAGCAGGTCGCGGCGGCGCTGGGTGACATCGAGGAGACCAGCCGGGGCGCCACCGCCGAGCTGCGCCGGATGCTGACGGTGCTCCGCGGCCCCGCGGGCGAGGCCGTCTCCCGCAGACCGGCGGAGGACCTGGGCACTCTGCCGGAGATCGTCGCCTGGGCCGAGACAGCCGGGCTGCGGCCCCGGCTGGCGGTCGAAGCGGTGGGCGAGGTCTCGCCCGGTGTGCAGGTCGCGGTCTGCCGGACGGTCCGCGAGGCACTCAGCAACGTGGTGCGGCACGCGGGGCCGACCGAGGTCGACATCGAGCTGCGCCGCGACGGCGACTTCGTGACCGTCGTGGTCGCCGACCGGGGTCCCGATTCTCCTGGTTGGCATGGCACTCCCGGCGCCGGCCACGGGCTGCTCGGCCTCCGCGAGCGGGTCGGCAGCCTGGGCGGGACCTTGGCGGCCGAGCCGGTCGAGGGCGGCTTCCGGCTCACCGCCCGCATCCCCGACGAGGTGCCCCGGTGA
- a CDS encoding ABC transporter permease gives MVLTIRAELRKLLGLPTARVGLILGVLIAPLLVLINAPATRESIADGTLGDPTDLGFRNLGIGLLGALILGVVSVSSEYTPTGDDSPGARQLTATLTAVPHRLRLLIAKATALVLVVAVQGLITATATLALTELVHGDAVPAPSVARVAGAILYWVLITLLAFAITLIARNGVITLTVLILNSSVVSVSYLLYKVMPLAAYLPDIVGPHMFIRSMDLSLRIPPVTAGLVMTAWVAAFLILAAWLFQRRDP, from the coding sequence GTGGTCCTGACGATCCGCGCCGAGCTGCGCAAACTTCTCGGCCTGCCGACCGCCCGGGTCGGCCTGATCCTGGGCGTGCTGATCGCACCACTCCTGGTGCTGATCAACGCGCCGGCCACCCGCGAGTCGATCGCCGACGGCACGCTCGGCGATCCGACCGACCTCGGCTTCCGCAACCTGGGGATCGGCCTGCTCGGCGCGCTGATCCTCGGCGTCGTGTCGGTCAGCAGCGAGTACACGCCGACCGGCGACGACTCCCCCGGCGCCCGGCAGCTGACCGCGACACTGACGGCGGTGCCCCACCGGCTCCGCCTGCTGATCGCCAAGGCCACGGCCCTGGTCCTGGTGGTCGCCGTGCAAGGCCTGATCACCGCGACGGCGACCCTGGCCCTGACCGAACTGGTGCACGGCGACGCGGTCCCCGCGCCGAGCGTGGCCCGGGTGGCTGGGGCGATCCTCTACTGGGTGCTCATCACCCTGCTCGCGTTCGCGATCACCCTGATCGCACGCAACGGTGTGATCACGCTGACCGTCCTGATCCTGAACAGCTCGGTCGTCTCGGTCTCCTACCTGCTGTACAAGGTCATGCCGCTGGCGGCCTATCTGCCCGACATCGTCGGCCCGCACATGTTCATCCGCAGCATGGACCTGTCGTTGCGGATCCCGCCCGTCACCGCGGGCCTGGTGATGACCGCATGGGTGGCCGCATTCCTGATCCTGGCGGCCTGGCTCTTCCAGCGGCGCGACCCGTGA
- a CDS encoding ABC transporter ATP-binding protein, with protein MIVIDRVCKSKSRTPILREVSFEARPGRVTGFLGPNGAGKTSTLRVLLGLDRAASGTALVNGRPYAGWPRPLTTVGAALDGSGAHRSRSAHAHLRWVATSNGLPRTRVDEVLDLVGLTGDAGKRAGRFSLGMSRRLGLAAALLGDPPILVLDEPVNGLDPAGIRWMRDFLRASAAEGRTVLLSSHLMGELAEIADDVVVIDKGSVVARGTLAEVTGEHSTLEDAFFALTGEMERPWS; from the coding sequence GTGATCGTCATCGACCGCGTTTGCAAATCCAAGAGCCGGACCCCGATCCTGCGCGAGGTCAGCTTCGAGGCCCGGCCCGGCCGGGTCACCGGCTTCCTCGGGCCCAATGGCGCCGGCAAGACCTCCACGCTGCGGGTGCTGCTCGGCCTGGACCGGGCCGCCAGCGGCACCGCCCTGGTCAACGGGCGGCCCTACGCCGGCTGGCCCCGCCCGCTGACCACCGTCGGTGCGGCACTGGACGGCAGCGGCGCACACCGATCCCGGTCCGCCCACGCCCACCTGCGCTGGGTCGCCACCAGCAACGGCCTGCCCCGCACCCGGGTCGACGAGGTGCTCGATCTGGTCGGCCTGACCGGCGACGCGGGCAAAAGGGCCGGCCGGTTCTCCCTCGGGATGAGCCGTCGCCTCGGGCTGGCGGCCGCGCTGCTCGGCGACCCACCGATCCTCGTTCTCGACGAGCCGGTGAACGGCCTCGACCCGGCCGGGATCCGCTGGATGCGCGACTTCCTGCGGGCCAGTGCCGCCGAGGGCCGCACCGTGCTGCTCTCCAGTCATCTGATGGGCGAGCTGGCCGAGATCGCCGACGATGTCGTCGTCATCGACAAGGGCAGCGTCGTCGCGCGTGGCACCCTCGCCGAGGTCACCGGTGAGCATTCCACGCTGGAGGACGCATTCTTCGCCCTGACCGGTGAGATGGAGCGGCCGTGGTCCTGA